The following proteins come from a genomic window of Leguminivora glycinivorella isolate SPB_JAAS2020 chromosome 6, LegGlyc_1.1, whole genome shotgun sequence:
- the LOC125226948 gene encoding uncharacterized protein LOC125226948, with amino-acid sequence MWHPQQQVSAHATRFAFMSGQLQLKELSTPFALPIFYANSLEDEVMVSFDVTSLFTNVPVAETIELIRRMANRDDSLTGYMKLIEFCLTSGYFVWRGEYYLQIEGVAMGSPIAPVVANLFMEHFEQRALESCPHKSRLWWRYVDDRKERDLLTHKVYRKATHTDRYLQADSHHHPAHLSSVPRALINRALRLCDPQYVQGELRRPYGRC; translated from the exons ATGTGGCACCCCCAACAGCAAGTCTCGGCGCACGCGACCCGCTTCGCATTCATGAGCGGCCAATTGCAATTGAAAGAGTTGTCGACGCCATTTGCATTGCCGATATTTTACGCGAATTCTTTG GAAGATGAGGTAATGGTGAGCTTTGATGTAACCTCCTTATTTACTAATGTACCGGTAGCGGAAACTATAGAGTTGATAAGACGAATGGCCAACCGCGACGACTCTCTCACCGGGTACATGAAGTTGATAGAGTTTTGCCTCACTAGTGGATATTTTGTGTGGCGGGGTGAATACTACTTGCAAATAGAAGGAGTTGCAATGGGTTCTCCGATAGCTCCAGTGGTGGCTAACCTTTTTATGGAACATTTTGAGCAGAGAGCGTTGGAGAGCTGCCCACACAAATCCAGGCTATGGTGGCGATATGTCGACGAC CGGAAAGAACGTGACCTTTTGACTCATAAGGTGTATAGAAAGGCTACACACACCGATAGGTACCTGCAAGCTGACTCGCACCATCACCCTGCGCATTTGTCATCGGTGCCACGCGCTCTCATCAACAGGGCTTTACGGCTCTGTGACCCGCAGTACGTGCAAGGCGAGCTGCGAAGGCCTTACGGCAGGTGTTAG